A single region of the Mesotoga sp. BH458_6_3_2_1 genome encodes:
- the glpK gene encoding glycerol kinase GlpK, translating into MSYILAIDQGTSSSKAVLFDEELYQVAVAQEEFTQIYPKPGWVEHDPRDIILSTMGSIEKVVSEARISFREIAAIGITNQRETVVAWDSVTDQPLYNAIVWQDRRTAYRCREIEESHGELIRRRTGLKPDPYFSATKMEWLLENVPEVQEAARKGRLRFGTIDSWLIWNLTRENLHVCDFSNASRTMLFNIERLEWDRDLLNLFGVEKEFLPKVVESCKLLGPSIYGPKIGGIAGDQQASLFGQTAFQTGDAKCTYGTGSFILMNIGNEPKISDHGLLTTIGWKSSEETVYAVEGSIFATGALIGWLKDGLGIINSPSDTEPLAREVNDNGGVFFSGALTGLGAPYWNSSARGMMIGLTRGTSKAHIVRAVLEYIAFRTREILELMEKETGIKLNKLLVDGGVTRNNFLMEMQANILNIPVDRSLIKETTALGAAMLAGISTDLWDQESLKNKRISEVVFEPSGNRMEEEFKRWKEALKRSMNWANLS; encoded by the coding sequence ATGAGCTATATTCTCGCTATCGATCAGGGAACGAGCAGCAGCAAAGCCGTTCTTTTTGATGAAGAACTTTATCAAGTTGCCGTTGCTCAGGAGGAGTTTACGCAGATCTATCCCAAACCCGGATGGGTTGAGCACGATCCTAGAGATATCATCTTAAGCACTATGGGTTCAATTGAGAAAGTCGTCTCGGAAGCCAGAATCTCATTCAGGGAGATTGCGGCAATAGGTATCACAAACCAAAGAGAAACGGTCGTTGCCTGGGATTCGGTGACTGATCAGCCGCTCTACAACGCAATAGTGTGGCAGGATAGAAGAACTGCGTACAGATGTAGGGAGATCGAAGAATCTCATGGAGAATTGATAAGGCGCAGAACCGGCCTAAAGCCGGATCCTTACTTCTCAGCGACGAAGATGGAATGGCTGCTGGAGAATGTACCGGAAGTTCAAGAAGCTGCAAGAAAAGGGAGATTGAGATTCGGTACGATTGACTCCTGGTTAATCTGGAATCTGACTAGAGAGAACCTCCATGTGTGTGATTTCTCGAACGCGTCGAGAACGATGTTGTTCAACATCGAGAGACTTGAATGGGATCGTGACCTCCTCAATCTCTTTGGAGTGGAGAAGGAGTTTCTCCCCAAAGTGGTGGAATCATGTAAGCTTCTCGGTCCTTCGATCTACGGCCCAAAAATCGGGGGAATAGCCGGAGATCAACAGGCCTCGCTGTTCGGTCAGACGGCCTTTCAAACCGGTGACGCGAAATGCACTTATGGGACGGGTTCATTTATACTGATGAACATTGGAAACGAACCAAAGATTTCCGATCATGGCTTGCTTACGACAATAGGCTGGAAGTCAAGTGAAGAGACAGTCTACGCTGTGGAAGGTTCGATTTTTGCCACCGGAGCTTTGATAGGCTGGTTGAAAGATGGACTGGGAATAATAAACAGTCCTTCCGATACTGAGCCGCTTGCCAGAGAAGTCAATGACAATGGAGGGGTCTTTTTCTCCGGCGCTCTGACAGGTCTGGGAGCTCCTTACTGGAACTCCTCGGCGAGAGGCATGATGATCGGTCTAACAAGGGGAACGAGTAAAGCACATATCGTGAGAGCCGTTCTCGAGTACATCGCTTTCAGAACAAGAGAGATTCTTGAGCTGATGGAAAAGGAAACGGGAATCAAGCTAAACAAGCTGCTTGTTGACGGAGGAGTTACCCGAAACAACTTCCTGATGGAGATGCAGGCAAATATCCTGAATATCCCGGTTGACAGATCTCTTATAAAGGAAACGACGGCGCTTGGTGCTGCAATGCTTGCAGGAATATCTACTGACCTCTGGGATCAGGAGAGCTTGAAGAACAAGAGGATAAGCGAAGTTGTCTTTGAACCGTCGGGAAATAGAATGGAGGAAGAGTTCAAGAGGTGGAAAGAGGCGTTGAAGAGATCTATGAACTGGGCAAACTTGAGCTGA
- a CDS encoding DUF362 domain-containing protein, translating to MENGNLMKKVAVLSSPEYARCREKISEGLDLIEFNETLQGKKVLLKVNLLSARLPDSCVTTNPAFVRAVAEVFLGKGATVSIGDSPASVRVEIAAYAAGITEVCEDLGVPLVDFDDPVPVVLEEGTYRSFEIARPVLETDLLVNLPKLKTHSLTQVTFGVKNLFGCVPGVKKQGWHFRVRNMKEFSAMLLDLAGYLRPSLTIIDGVEGMDGNGPSNGRIIKPGIIGISRDVFALDDAIAELFGVAHSKVPILRLAREKGLVGDYEVVGDEVEPKNLALPETNLIGVYGAALLRRLVTKFPKVDKKKCVSCRVCERACPVGAIDISRFAIDYGKCIACYVCHELCPENAIVFRRRIHI from the coding sequence ATGGAAAACGGGAATCTAATGAAAAAAGTGGCGGTCCTAAGCAGCCCAGAATACGCAAGGTGCAGGGAGAAGATTAGCGAAGGGCTGGACCTGATCGAGTTCAACGAAACTCTGCAGGGAAAGAAAGTTCTTCTGAAAGTGAATCTTCTATCGGCAAGGCTACCGGATAGTTGTGTCACCACTAATCCAGCCTTTGTTCGGGCTGTCGCAGAGGTCTTTCTCGGTAAGGGAGCGACAGTCAGCATAGGAGACTCTCCCGCGAGCGTTCGCGTTGAGATTGCAGCTTATGCCGCAGGAATTACCGAAGTCTGTGAAGATCTCGGAGTTCCTCTTGTCGATTTTGATGATCCCGTTCCTGTAGTCCTGGAGGAGGGTACGTACAGGAGCTTTGAGATTGCCAGACCGGTTCTTGAAACAGACCTTCTGGTGAATCTTCCGAAGCTCAAGACACATTCACTCACTCAGGTCACATTTGGGGTCAAGAATCTTTTTGGCTGTGTTCCCGGGGTGAAGAAGCAGGGTTGGCATTTCAGAGTGAGAAACATGAAGGAGTTCTCGGCCATGCTTCTTGATTTGGCCGGCTATCTGAGACCGTCCTTGACGATAATCGACGGCGTAGAAGGCATGGATGGCAACGGTCCGTCGAACGGACGGATCATAAAACCGGGAATAATTGGTATTTCGAGAGATGTTTTCGCACTTGACGATGCCATCGCAGAACTCTTTGGAGTAGCACATTCAAAGGTTCCGATTCTTCGTTTGGCAAGAGAAAAAGGACTAGTAGGCGATTACGAGGTTGTTGGGGATGAAGTCGAGCCGAAAAACCTTGCTCTCCCCGAGACGAATTTAATCGGGGTTTACGGTGCGGCCCTTTTGAGGAGATTAGTGACAAAGTTTCCAAAAGTAGATAAGAAGAAGTGTGTGAGCTGCCGCGTTTGCGAGAGGGCCTGTCCGGTTGGAGCAATAGATATAAGCAGGTTCGCTATCGATTACGGTAAGTGCATAGCATGCTACGTGTGTCATGAACTTTGTCCGGAAAATGCTATCGTCTTCAGAAGACGCATTCATATATAG
- the tsaE gene encoding tRNA (adenosine(37)-N6)-threonylcarbamoyltransferase complex ATPase subunit type 1 TsaE yields the protein MERGVEEIYELGKLELKDFEALAQELGEALEGGETVLLFGDLGSGKTTFVKALASGLGIDQNDVRSPTFNIVNFYPGRLSTGTSEDAGASRVHPALVHVDLYRITGEEEVLDLALHDLMNCDTVLAIEWPELYLKFVCEPYLIVELEHFDEMKRTVKLKPFGCRMKNILDRLTIRIDRDKNEGR from the coding sequence GTGGAAAGAGGCGTTGAAGAGATCTATGAACTGGGCAAACTTGAGCTGAAGGATTTCGAGGCCCTTGCGCAAGAACTTGGAGAGGCGCTTGAAGGAGGAGAGACGGTCCTCCTATTCGGTGATCTGGGCAGCGGCAAGACAACGTTTGTAAAAGCGCTAGCCAGTGGGCTGGGCATCGATCAGAATGATGTGAGAAGTCCGACTTTCAACATTGTCAACTTCTATCCCGGCCGATTATCGACCGGCACAAGCGAAGATGCCGGAGCGTCGAGAGTGCATCCCGCTCTTGTTCACGTTGATTTATACAGGATTACCGGTGAAGAAGAGGTTCTGGATCTCGCTCTCCACGATCTCATGAATTGCGATACGGTTCTAGCGATAGAGTGGCCGGAGCTTTACCTTAAGTTTGTTTGTGAGCCATATCTCATCGTTGAACTGGAGCATTTCGACGAGATGAAACGAACAGTGAAATTGAAGCCATTCGGGTGCAGAATGAAGAACATTCTGGACCGTCTGACTATTAGAATAGATCGAGATAAGAATGAAGGAAGGTGA
- a CDS encoding PolC-type DNA polymerase III, with amino-acid sequence MEFVVLDTETTGMSPQRGARLIEVAGVRVRDWKVCRNDYYDSLIDPACIIPITITALTGISNLTVKGKPEVKDVLKDFFSFVGDATLVIHNAPFDLSFLDYYAQQSGLGRLQNSYIDTVEMSKAVFRYGRNNLDILLARLGIVPESRHRALGDALATAEAFVAMLNRIGTNNVTRFIRSSRR; translated from the coding sequence TTGGAATTTGTCGTTCTTGACACGGAGACAACGGGAATGAGCCCTCAACGCGGGGCGAGACTGATCGAGGTCGCGGGAGTGCGTGTACGCGACTGGAAAGTCTGCAGGAACGATTACTACGATTCACTTATAGATCCAGCATGTATTATTCCAATCACAATAACTGCCCTGACGGGAATCAGCAATTTGACTGTTAAGGGGAAGCCTGAGGTAAAAGATGTTCTCAAAGACTTTTTTTCCTTCGTTGGAGACGCAACTCTCGTAATTCACAACGCTCCGTTCGATCTCTCCTTTCTCGACTATTACGCCCAACAGTCCGGACTGGGCAGGCTTCAGAACTCATATATAGATACCGTAGAAATGTCGAAAGCTGTGTTCAGATATGGTAGAAACAATCTTGACATACTGCTTGCAAGATTGGGGATAGTCCCAGAATCTCGCCATAGAGCTCTTGGGGACGCATTGGCAACGGCCGAAGCATTCGTAGCAATGTTAAATAGAATCGGTACAAATAATGTAACAAGATTTATAAGAAGCTCTCGAAGGTAA